The proteins below are encoded in one region of Penaeus chinensis breed Huanghai No. 1 chromosome 25, ASM1920278v2, whole genome shotgun sequence:
- the LOC125038789 gene encoding uncharacterized protein LOC125038789 produces the protein MRIFLLVVAAAFSAAAQEAIPTEANPAATDGPNEFSTYPPSNCRYYCGYEGYAYCCDDGTRPIPLDHDDNVGACVEMEEHICENDAIYYTVIDNNGANTTKQLFEGSPVDTPPCASDGYCAEDEKCCPTPCAKKHLCLAAAPAQVALREFSTPPPSNCRYYCGYDGDAYCCDDGTRPIPPDHDDNAGVCVDASEHICEDDGIYYNTIDGTGANTTEQLFEGSPVDTPPCASDGYCAEDEKCCPTPCAKKHLCLAAAAAAAPAQVALREFSTPPPSNCRYYCGYDGDAYCCDDGTRPIPSDHDDNAGVCVDMSEHICEDDAIYYNTIDGTGANTTEQLFEGSPVDTPPCASDGYCAEDEKCCPTPCAKKHLCLAAAAAAAPAQENALTEETPTATECRYYCGYNDNIYCCDDGTRPLPQDHYDHPGTCVDMEEHICKKDGIYQSDQSEKPTIKKLFTGSPVDTPSCASDGYCASDEKCCPTPCAKKHLCLKYAYTSCRYYCFWANETYCCDDGSLEEPRNHDNHEGSCPKIEEEDCDGDKEVPLKSGDNGDKQTAPACASDGYCASDEKCCPSKCAQRHVCLKANRIVEEIDENGEGVQELEF, from the exons ATGCGCATTTTCCtgctggtggtggcggcggcctTTTCTGCTGCAGCACAGG AGGCCATTCCGACAGAAGCAAACCCAGCAGCAACAG atGGCCCTAATGAATTCTCAACATACCCACCTAGTA ACTGCCGTTACTATTGCGGCTACGAGGGATATGCATACTGCTGTGATGATGGCACCAGACCta TTCCTCTCGATCACGATGACAATGTAGGCGCTTGCGTAGAAATGGAGGAACACATCTGTGAAAATGACGCCATCTACTATACAGTCATTGACAAT AATGGGGCGAACACGACGAAGCAGCTGTTCGAGGGCTCGCCAGTGGACACGCCCCCCTGCGCCTCCGACGGCTACTGCGCCGAGGACGAGAAGTGCTGCCCGACGCCCTGCGCCAAGAAGCACCTGTGCCTCGCCGCCGCCCCAGCGCAGG TTGCTCTTCGCGAATTCTCAACTCCCCCGCCAAGCA ACTGCCGTTATTACTGCGGTTACGACGGGGATGCTTACTGCTGCGACGATGGCACCAGACCCA TTCCTCCGGATCACGATGATAATGCAGGTGTTTGTGTAGACGCAAGCGAACACATCTGTGAGGACGATGGCATTTATTACAACACTATTGATGGG ACCGGGGCGAACACGACGGAGCAGCTGTTCGAGGGCTCGCCAGTGGACACGCCCCCCTGCGCCTCCGACGGCTACTGCGCCGAGGACGAGAAGTGCTGCCCGACGCCCTGCGCCAAGAAGCATCTgtgcctcgccgccgccgccgccgctgccccaGCGCAGG TTGCTCTTCGCGAATTCTCAACTCCCCCGCCAAGCA ACTGTCGCTATTACTGCGGTTACGACGGGGATGCTTACTGCTGCGATGATGGCACTAGACCCA TTCCCTCAGATCACGATGATAATGCAGGTGTTTGTGTGGACATGAGCGAACACATCTGTGAGGACGATGCCATTTACTACAACACTATTGATGGG ACCGGGGCGAACACGACGGAGCAGCTGTTCGAGGGCTCTCCAGTGGACACGCCCCCCTGCGCCTCCGACGGCTACTGCGCCGAGGACGAGAAGTGCTGCCCGACGCCCTGTGCCAAGAAGCACCTgtgcctcgccgccgccgccgccgccgccccagcGCAGG aaAATGCACTGACAGAAGAAACACCTACTGCAACAG AATGTCGATACTACTGTGGCTACAATGATAACATTTACTGCTGTGACGATGGCACTAGGCCTC TGCCTCAAGATCACTATGACCATCCAGGAACTTGTGTAGATATGGAAGAACACATCTGCAAGAAAGATGGCATCTACCAAAGTGATCAG AGTGAGAAACCCACGATCAAGAAATTGTTCACGGGCTCGCCAGTGGACACGCCCTCCTGCGCCTCCGACGGCTACTGCGCCTCCGACGAGAAGTGCTGCCCGACGCCCTGCGCCAAGAAGCACCTGTGTCTCAAGTACGCTTATACCAGCTGCCGCTACTACTGCTTCTGGGCCAACGAGACCTACTGCTGTGACGATGGTAGTTTGGAAG aacCCAGGAATCATGACAACCACGAAGGCTCCTGCCccaagatagaggaagaagattgCGACGGAGACAAGGAAGTTCCGCTCAAGTCTGGG GATAACGGCGACAAGCAGACGGCCCCCGCATGCGCCTCCGACGGGTACTGCGCGAGCGACGAGAAGTGCTGCCCGAGCAAGTGTGCGCAGCGCCACGTCTGCCTCAAGGCCAACCGCATTGTGGAGGAGATCGACGAGAACGGGGAAGGAGTGCAGGAACTCGAGTTTTAA